TTGCGCTCTTAATAGGACCTTCCAAGCGCGTAATTTATTTTGTTACCGGGGGACGGCCGAAGTGGTTTTCTACTTCACTTCTCtagatgggctgattcccaaggcCAGCcaactaagagcaagtacaataggatGACGTAGGCGGACTGTAAgacttaaaataatatatttgtgatgagttggaagagagagaagagaagagagaagagAAGCGGACTACAAACTAACAGCCGGCTGTAACACGTGCTCCTAGACACTTTATGAGAGAGGAAGGTGGGCCTTGTATCAATAAAGTAATATTCATTTACATCTACCTATTGTACTTACGGGCTATAAGCTTAGCTATAGATAACGTGTCAACATCATATAGCCACCAGTTGgctgtactattaaccatgctctaaagaGAACATCCTGGGATTGGGATGTGTGTGATTTGGTCCTCCTTTAGTGCGTTGCATGCTAAATAGGACCTCCCACGTGTGTGCGTCATTTCTGTTAGTGAGTCGTTGTATCAAGGAGCCGGAGATTAGAGCTAGAACACCTGGAGCTGGAGATGCTAGCCGACATGATCATCTGTTAGAGAGTCGTTAACGTTGTATCAAGACTATGGCATTAGATCTAACCTCAAGGTTGGTAGGCGACTAGGTCAATAGATTGGATGGTGACGAAAAATAGTGCAAGAAGAGTGTTTCTCATAGATGGCCATTTCGGTTTATGTACGATGAAAACCGGTAATACACTCGAACAAAATAATTAGTAATGAAAATACCAAACTCAACACCATAAACTGAATAAAACAGTGATATCAGTCAACTTAATTTAGTTTGATTCTTTGATTTTTGGTATAAAAGTGCTCACCTCTTATCATAATAACCGGGAAAAAAAATACTTAACTTAAGACCAAGGAACGACACGACAAAGTGTGAATTAAGCTCAGTACATTGAAGGCCCATGAATTAAATTTGTGAACTCGGGTTTTCGTACGGTGGTACATATTGTCTTGTATGAACTCGCTTAAGCTTGTGAGAATTCGAGTTTAATTTGTTTGTTTAATAATGTTGAAaaactttgcatgggaaacataTTTTTTTCTACGCTcatcaagatcaatctaggagatgcacatctacgagaggagagattgtacctacgtacccttgtagatcgttaagcgtaagcgttcaagaacgcggttgatgtagtggtatgtctttgCGATCCAGTCACGATCCGTCTcgtgaactcccgatcaagcgctgaacgtacgacacctccgggtccagcacacgtacagctcgatgacgtctacgcctcctcgatccagcgagcaagGATGGAGTAGTAGATGggttctccagcagcacgacggtgtggtggcggcgGTTGTGGTGCTATCCCGGtagggctacgcctagcgctaccgaaaccgtTAACGGAGGAGAAGACGATCTAGGAAGAGAGAAGGGCTCCAAGGGCTTCATGTGTGCTCTCGGGgcgcccctcccctctatatataggtggaagggcgtGGGGAACAACCCCTTCAAGAGCTAGGGCGCAACCAAAGGGGAGGAGTTGGAATCCTAGAccccctccttcccttccatacaaaggtggactttccacctttcccaacttcatgagtcttgagggacttgtgcgcttggcccgaTAAGGCCACGacgtctcccctcagcccattCAAATACTTGGGATGTGGTGGAACCGTTGGTGGACTTTCGGACTCCTCCGAAAATTtccagaaccttctagaagcttcccggtacaatatcaaaaaaacctgaaactttttcggtagccaaaatatgacttcccatatataaatctttacctctggaccatttcggagctccttgtgatgtccgggatctcctcCTGAACTCCgagcaaccttcggtcaccaacatatataactcaacaataaCATATCATCactgaacattaagtgtgcagaccctgcgggttcgagaactatgtagacataaccgagacattcttcggtcaataaccaataacgggacctagaggcccatattggctcctacatattctatgaagatatttatcggttgaaccacgatgtcaaggattcaatcaatcccgtatgcagttccctttgtctatcggtatgttacttgcccgagattcgattgtcggtatctccatacctagttcaatctcgttaccgacaagtctctttactcgttccataatgcaagatcccgtgactaactccttagtcatattacttggaagcttcttgtgatgttatattaccaagtgggcccagagataactctccgtcatacggagtgacaatttccagtctcgatccacgccaacccaacaaatatCCTcgcagatacatgtagagcacctttatagtcacccagttacgttgcgacgtttcatacacacaaggtactcctccgctgtcagtgagttacatgatctcatggtcgtaggaacagatacttgacatgcagaaaacaatagtaataaactgacacgatcacatgatacgttcatagtctgggtcttgtccatcacatcattctccgaatGACGTGATTGTGTTATCAAATGAGATCTCATGTTcatggccaggaaatcttgaccatctttgatcaacgatctagtccatTAGAGCCTTCACTAGGGAtatagtgttgtctatgtacccacacatgtatttgagtttccaatcaatacaattctagcatggataataaacgattatcatgaacaaggaaatataataataaccaatttattattgcctctagggcatatttccaacaaatagagAGATGAAGTCATTGATTTATGCGAGTATGATTGCTTATACTATAGCTCACCAAATGGGCCAGCATACGAGCACGCCGACACGGCTCGCCATGGGCCAGACACAACACGGGCTAAATGGGCTAGGCCCGTCACACGACACGCCCTGGGCCGTGCTTGGGCTGATAGGCCGAGGACGCGGGCCGACACGACACAACCCGTTTatcttttttatctttttatgtatgtatatatgctaAATATAGTCGAATTGATAAAAACATGTCAATAGGCTAAAAGTAAGGTGGGCTTATGTGCCTGGCATGCGAACGGACCAGCTCGATTAGTACCTAGGTCGTGCTTGGGTTGTAAGGTGCAACACGAGGATCAGCATGGGACAACCCGTTTATTAAACGTCCCATAGCGGGACGGGTCGTGTCAGTCACAATTACGGCCGGCCAAGCCATGCCATGCCGGGCCGGGCTGACCCGACCCGTTTGGCTAGGTCTGACTTATACCACATGATTTTGTTTTTGAAGTCATGCCTCATTAGAAAGAACAGAAGATAGTCATATGGTTTATTTGCAGAAACCCAAGGCAAAATAGCTACGACATGTCCATAAAATAGGGCACAAATGGTCGACCTAGCTACCCACAAGGCATACACCCCACTAATGAGAGGATGCCGTCGAGGTTGAGCGCGGATGTTTGGTCTATGGAGACATCTACATCCTATATGGGAAAAATAGTAATTCAATAAACAGTCAAAGaattctaaaaatattttaaCAATAAACTTGACCTTTTGTTGTATTCGTGAAAAAAAATTCACAAAGAAATAAAACTTTTTTGACTTCtttcaaaaaacaaaattttagtCTAAATAGTATGAATAGTGACCTGCAATAGTAAAAAAATTTGTTTTTTCATGTGAAGTcaatgttttttttgttttgaaaatttATATACTAGTACAAAAGTGTCATAGTCTCTAGGATGTTAGCAGCCTCCTTTGCCTATTGAACCATCCTGACAATGACTGCCATTTGAAGCCTAATGGGTTCACGGTATTGAGTGGTACCTTGGAGGAGGTAAGAGTAACTCCAACAGCCACGCTAAAACGACTCTGCGCGAAAAAACGTCAATATGCCGCTGTGCGCGGGAGAAAACGACGCTCCAGCAGCCGCTGCATAATCGCGCGCGTGTTTTTTTTGCCAGCGCGCCGGATCGAGGGAGTCATATGTTGGGCTTTCGCTCCAGCGCGCGAGCACGACATGCTCGTCGCGCGAAAGCCAACTGTCGTTGAAGTGTCCGTCCCTTGCTCGCGCCGCCGCcctatccaatcctccgacgctgCTCTGACGCGAGCCGCGGCGAATCCCGACGCTGGCGCTGTCTTGCCGCTCGCCAAGCACTCCCGCCGTCGACCGCATGGTCGCGCGGGAGCCGCCACCGCGCTGAATCGGACATTTGCCGGCCGCTTCCTCCGTGTGAATCCGGCGCTGGGGCGGTCACTCCTAGTTGCGCTGTGGCTGCGGAAGGCCCGCgcaggagctcgccgccgtcgctgCCATTGATTTCTGCACGCAGTCCGGCGAGCAGCGCCAGGCAAGAGTGGACAAGGTTTAGACTACTCTCAGTATGAATTGATAGGATGTCCCGTGCGAAGTGCGGAGGAGGGAAGAGAGGATTGCCCGCTTTCTGACCTCGTATCATTCCATTCGAGAAACCGATACGCACGATGAGCTTCAAAAGATCTCATCGAGGTGTGGTGGTCATGGAGAGGGCAACAAAACAACTAATGCATGAACTAGTTGTTTGTTCGTGTGTTTATTTGATGGTAACTTTgtgaactatttgttttatttattgtattattaaactatttatttatttattgatgCACTATTGTTGTATGAATGATAAACTATTTGTCTGTGTTGTAATAATAATTAAACTATTTATTCTTGATTTATTTTTGATTTATTtcgttgatctttgatgttgtatATATGTTTGCAATTGTTGTTTGTGCTGCCGCGCAGGCTGCATAGAATCGTTGCGTTTCTTCCGCACTGTATTTTAAAGCAGTTGTTGAACCGCTCAAGTGTCGCGCGCGCTATACCATCGAATGCAGCGTTGCAAACGCAATTTACCGCGCGACACgcgtgttggagttgctctaaattTTGGTGTGGAGAAGTGCCGTTTGGGCCGTTGTGATACGCTAGAGTTGCGGAGGTTCCTAAGCTCACcatgatcttcttcttcctcaagcGTATCGATTCCGCCTCTGTTGTGATCGTGTTGCTGCTtatgcgcgcggatctctccaagCTCTCTTCCGGCGTGGTGGACTTCGGGCCCTCATATATGCTCTCCGCTCAAGCTTTCTTCTAGCTCAAGGTGCCAATAAGATGGCGACAGCGAGAGCTCGACCCGCCATGGCCATCGTCCTCCTCATCACGCTCTCGGCCTCCCACACCGCGACATGCTTGGTCTGGCACGACCTCGTCGGCTGTCAGCCCAGCGGCTACCTCCCGGGCAGGTCCGGAAACTGCGAGATGAGCAACAGCCCGGACTGCTGCGTCGACGGCAAGCAGTACCTGCAGTTCCTCTGCTCGCcgccggtctccgccaccacgtgGGCCGTCCTCACGGTGAACGGCTTCAGCAAGGGCAAGGACGGCGGCCTCCCGTCCGAGTGCGATGGCGCGTACCACGACGACTCGGAGATGGTCGTCGCGCTCTCCACGGGCTGGTTCAGCGGCATGTCCCGCTGCGGCCGCAGCATCAAGATCACTGCTGCAAAGGGTGGCAGCTCGGCGTACGCAAAGGTGGTGGACGAGTGCGACTCCGTCCACGGTTGCGACGCCGAGCACAACTACGAGGAGCCATGCGCCTACAACGTCGTGGACGCATCGCCGGCGGTGTGGGACGCCCTGGGCCTCGACCAGAGTCTCGGTTTGCAGGACGTTACCTGGTCTGATGAGTAATCAGTTGATACGCGAAAATTCATAGTTGAGGCCGAACACCTCGATGCGCTACATCTGGTCCGTTCAGTATCGTCTCCCTGTATTACCGGGACTTGCCTCCCGTATCGTCTGCACGATTCATTGTACGACGGGAGACACAGGAGAGAATCCGGTGCAGAATCTAGTCCATATCATCAACATGACGATCTGCACATGCATGTGAGCAGTACCAATGCGCAGGTCCAAATAGTGTACATCGTGGAAATAGTGTGTGGAATCCTGTCCAACAGGATGGTCAGGTCAAATCAATAatacttttctattttttattagGCCATTCATGAGGGAATGCATTTACCCCCAAACGCCCATCCCACCTGCATGCAAcatcgccttcttcctcctccacttgTGCACAACAATCAGCAAGCATGAACTGCCGACCCTACTGCAGTTGGAAAATGGATTATAAGCAAAACGATTATTCATTTCATCAAAACAAATTCCAGCTACACATCGGCCATTAAACAAACCACACACGTTATATGAAATCAATCCAACAGTATACGTCAAACTAAAATTATGAAATCAATTCCTCAACTAGTGTTGTTCCATAAAACCAATTCAAGATCCAGTCATTCACAATCATATCAAATCTAGTTACTTGCAGGCTCACAACTAAATTGACGGCAAACTAAATTCTGAACCTAAAATCAAAAATTTATATAGTCCGAATTATCAATGGTTAAGCATGAGTGAAttttatcattcaatttagtcccCAGTTAAGGATTCATGTCAGCTTCAGGCCCACAACCCATCTACAAAAGTATTGAGACTATTTTTTCTTTAAGGATTCATGTCAGCTTCAGTCCCATGTCAGCTTCATGTCAGCTTCGGTTGAACACTTCGCGCCTGGACCAAGGGGCAAACATTTGTGCCAAGTAGTGACGCCTAGACAAATTAGCTCCTATTGCTAGTGCGGCATGCAAGGGGACAGCCACCTCACAGTTTGGAATCCCCACACACGCTTGGACGTACCAGATATAGTGCACAGAGGTGCTCGGTCACACAAACTTCGCACTCGTTGATATGGCCATATAAAACCCTGTTTTTGATCCAAATCTAGCACTTCTATCGATGGTTGTTCAAGAATGGGATTCTCCTATTCCGTTAAATTCATTTTGGGATACACGAAACTGTAGACTACTTGATAAATCAGTCTAGGACGCCACTACCTAGCGCGCCGCACCAGCCCCTTGTCGTGCGGCGGCTTTCCTTCATGCATGCAAATTAATACATCAGTGATGTCAGCAAAGATTCTTTCAATATTGAATTTTAATaaagttttatctcttaaactgtAAATTCAATTGACGATTCGCTTTCATCATTAGCTTTCTCGCAACGATATCTTCGAAATTAGATCCCATGTTGGCATATTTCAAT
This genomic stretch from Hordeum vulgare subsp. vulgare chromosome 6H, MorexV3_pseudomolecules_assembly, whole genome shotgun sequence harbors:
- the LOC123405742 gene encoding putative ripening-related protein 5; its protein translation is MAIVLLITLSASHTATCLVWHDLVGCQPSGYLPGRSGNCEMSNSPDCCVDGKQYLQFLCSPPVSATTWAVLTVNGFSKGKDGGLPSECDGAYHDDSEMVVALSTGWFSGMSRCGRSIKITAAKGGSSAYAKVVDECDSVHGCDAEHNYEEPCAYNVVDASPAVWDALGLDQSLGLQDVTWSDE